Proteins encoded within one genomic window of Besnoitia besnoiti strain Bb-Ger1 chromosome II, whole genome shotgun sequence:
- a CDS encoding putative serine/threonine-protein phosphatase 2A catalytic subunit beta isoform (encoded by transcript BESB_034790), producing MKESSVEAPPRSRGGEPSEPVNDGTLLSAAAMRRVKEIEERSFNVKQQQQVRKRQQAADGAAESAASAARREGDACAPPSLRGDKRRALPHEDTPQDDEDGQSVLVAESERGEGAKDRSRLSSAVAGTGEDTTCSSSPRRAPVSSYGDSEPEAGAGCGASRRPALEENACSGEQASETPPPPTRQPRRGTKLLEADMDQAHGKKYAKDFPHAGQVQLHRRRKNDLHAWVEQLLRCQPLRREEVVLLCELLKDTLKSEPNCISVPTPVTVAGDIHGQFYDLLELFRVGGKPPNTSYLFLGDYVDRGFYSIEVFCLMAAFKVLYPRKMFLLRGNHESRGITQVYGFYDECARKYGDGFNSVWTALTDAFDYLPLTAAIGSECFCDHGGLSKHLMTVDAIQAIDRFQEPPQEGGMCDLLWSDPYDSSMFGSDGPQQAETTGGEVAVTAGDPLGGALDAEGWAPSSRGAGMLWGPNVTEQFLHLNGVGCICRAHQLAQEGYQWCHNDKVCTVFSAPNYCYRCGNQASLMIVNDDLERNFVKFGQAPERGEPQQVRSLPDYFL from the exons ATGAAGGAAAGTTCTGTGGAAGCGCCGCCCCGgtcccgcggcggcgagccctcGGAGCCGGTGAACGACGGGACTCTCCTCTCGGCGGCAGCCATGCGCCGCGTGAAGGAGATCGAGGAACGCTCCTTCAAcgtgaagcagcagcagcaggttCGCAAGCGTCAGCAGGCAGCCGACGGTGCAGCCGAGTCGGCGGCcagcgctgctcgccgcgaaggagacgcgtgcgcgccgccgtctctgcgcggagaCAAGCGCCGAGCGCTGCCTCACGAAGACACGCcgcaggacgacgaggacggtCAAAGCGTTCTCGTCGCGGAATCCGAGCGCGGTGAGGGCGCCAAGGACCGATCGCGGTTGTCTTCCGCTGTTGCAGGCACGGGCGAAGACACaacctgcagcagctcgccgcgacgcgcgcctgtctcctcatacggagacagcgagcccGAAGCGGGCGCCGGCTGTGGGGCGTCGCGACGTCCTGCCCTCGAAGAgaacgcctgcagcggcgagcaggcCTCCGAgacccctccgccccccacaaggcagccgcgccgcggcacgaAACTCCTTGAGGCAGACATGGATCAGGCACACGGAAAAAAATACGCAAAGGACTTCCCCCACGCGG ggcAAGTGCAGCTGCATCGCCGACGGAAAAACGACTTGCACGCATGGgtggagcagctgctgcggtgtCAGCCGCTGCGACGCGAGGAGGTTGTCCTGCTCTGCGAGCTGTTGAAAGACACTCTG aAATCCGAGCCCAACTGCATCAGCGTTCCGACGCCCGTGACGGTTGCCGGGGACATTCATGGCCAGTTCTACGATTTGCTCGAGCTCTTCAGAGTCG GCGGAAAGCCCCCCAACACGTCGTATCTCTTCCTGGGTGACTACGTCGACCGTGGCTTCTACTCCATTGAAGTCTTTTGCCTCATGGCGGCGTTCAAGGTCCTGTACCCCAGAAAGA TGTTTCTGCTTCGAGGCAACcacgagagccgcggcaTCACGCAAGTCTACGGCTTCTACGACGAGTGTGCGCGCAAGTACGGCGACGGATTCAACTCAGTGTGGACGGCGTTGACCGACGCGTTTGACTACTTGCCGTTGACCGCTGCCATTGGCTCCGAGTGCTTCTGCGACCACGGCGGCCTCAGCAAGCACCTCATGACCGTGGACGCGATTCAAGCGATCGACCG GTTCCAGGAGCCACCGCAAGAGGGAGGCATGTGCGACTTGCTTTGGTCCGACCCCTACGACAGCTCGATGTTCGGCTCCGACGGGCCccagcaggcggagacgaccgGCGGCGAGGTGGCAGTCACTGCGGGAGACCCGCttggcggcgcgctggacgCCGAGGGCTGGGCGCCGAGCAGCCGCGGGGCCGGCATGCTCTGGGGACCG AACGTGACCGAACAGTTTCTGCACTTGAACGGCGTCGGATGCATCTGCAGAGCCCACCAGCTCGCGCAGGAAGGATACCAATG GTGTCACAACGACAAGGTCTGCACAGTCTTCAGTGCGCCGAACTACTGCTACCGCTGCGGCAATCAG gcctctctcATGATTGTCAACGACGACCTGGAGCGAAACTTCGTCAAGTTTGGACAGGCGCCCGAGCGTGGAGAGCCGCAG CAAGTGCGCTCGCTCCCGGACTACTTCCTGTAG
- a CDS encoding hypothetical protein (encoded by transcript BESB_034800) yields the protein MRPSLRGGWLYPLLFALILLALAHGARVEPDVGSGSLLHVSGVEASAQATSVADVRRFVENYRVLKRIIPHYYASFTHTGDIIYFLGLNGLDMSVLESNKKVTQLDMEQHLHFVRQIVWDCLISFDSQPIMYMVVDLRGLQVVNAWSKRNRMLTQLLRAIRDKTFTRRFHRVQVAAISESRIARTIVEMKRHKFPVGTDVQVYPSFSAFIEQNKDITADVLPRAFGGSADVELPNGGLEYMISFFVEEILARRPAALYECYEARGLNAAGK from the exons ATGAGGCCTTCGCTTCGGGGTGGATGGCTGTAccccctcctcttcgcgctcatCCTTTTGGCGCTCGCTCATGGTGCGCGTGTCGAGCCTGACGTGGGAAGCGGCAGTCTGTTGCATGTGAGCGGCGTAGAGGCCTCCGCCCAGGCTACGTCGGTGGCAGACGTGCGACGCTTCGTGGAGAACTACCGCGTCCTGAAACGAATCATCCCGCACTACTACGCCTCGTTCACGCACACCGGAGATATAATCTATTTTCTGGGC CTGAACGGTCTCGACATGTCGGTGCTTGAATCGAACAAGAAAGTGACGCAGCTGGACATGGAGCAGCACCTGCACTTTGTGCGGCAGATTGTCTGGGATTGCTTGATTTCGTTTGACTCGCAACCCATCATGTACATGGTCGTGGATCTGCGCGGGCTGCAGGTCGTGAACGCGTGGTCGAAGAGAAACCGCATGTTGACGCAGCTCCTTCGAGCGATTCGCGACAAGACATTCACGCGGCGTTTCCACCGCGTCCAGGTGGCGGCGATCTCTGAAAGCCGCATCGCTCGCACGATTGTTGAAATGAAGCGCCACAAGTTTCCAGTGGGGACCGACGTGCAAGTCTACCCTTCGTTCAGCGCGTTCATTGAACAAAACAAAGACATCACCGCCGACGTCCTCCCGCGAGCCttcggcggctccgccgacGTCGAGCTCCCCAACGGAGGTCTCGAGTACATGATTTCTTTCTTCGTCGAAGAaatcctcgcgcgccgaccGGCTGCGCTCTACGAGTGctacgaggcgcgcggcctcaaTGCGGCGGGGAAGTGA
- a CDS encoding AP2 domain transcription factor AP2X-9 (encoded by transcript BESB_034810) has product MSFSLGRPLCGGEAASAAAAPQASSAPAATLLSAPSLPYPAVVTRGCVPCKTGSEAPSASAASADRRTRSIHSDISTAAASSCAPSRMSSIGSLSNSFVPCAVPVKGTAPSCCPPSLSLLSGELKAAELALAPSSRSDEAAASSQNADIPRTHAARALRVRQAVSPPLGLTAEPAFVNAPPVSALHPSDDAAPLASICEGLAAQPPLYPRLGAEEGKEAESSLGSRARSHSPRLRSQAETESSQGSGDLESPASFPASCHSASAPDYSAAEIAAYTQEGAEEEAPAEPRADLLQAAARFRRAEVAGPPAALSASLASAANAGARAGQQLEDGNEVDHQNLEMMLMMLTPLVAEDGDVSAQAGTPSHASAEAKTAAAAALTGAQKRVNAERADAAPSQEPTGRSLAGNQGEPESSVDACIEAAAGLPEASLEKGGPSPSLAKAPTLFGTQEGRVCKSTSPSRGLGCVESKRSVAWVSADSHEAGAEAPGAVAHAPQPAQAYSPEVSAAASALSRVPSSSPELGGLRVPSRSAAGLFSSPFGLHASAAASSVPQGRAQAGAAAGAVDPVAIPQQLLVDLQLLLLLLFEHVCQLLPPLKRQDEGQFYAWHVQRLAAKAQATLFHYADIMAPLCTSSLFAPSSRPARRSSGSGAAAAYGSACGLQAVDDVEGAAHKSGGEAAAPQETADAALEALELCAQGRGNDKSAGWSLLALLLLQGLPANATIFLSVSKCPVGSFLKVVGALERAYSLYKMVHGAGGETSSTPGGTETTARGGDSPVEQAFGTVDAEAPWQDRADGVRSSKSPSLASNSPSSGTQGRGGLQAPRACRLERFQAPRGESSVRDWGSQIPEQAPAAGGAGGIPGTAPAGTAPCGAGGCESAAGAQEEEVLATLLDRQSLLQQSEFAAELARRGAGLKSACAKEVYPGCSAAMGKGSFFLPPATEGPEPSLDRFCREALQARGDAMSEGCGAPLFGHSRTKRSSREAGGTGDSHAQLAGSGTAIVGAAAAVCGKKNPGSGCRRNQKKAGSGAGVVSPAVTTQGAQEMRRCTSSGGAGSCPSSGVEVSLGDNSSRGVGAGGDLYLSASVNKRRHPSVQAEILKNCCTETLAERGTRLLDEVLQKLQNGGLQASPQAAWSPARDDRAGPSESERRRASDSSRSSSSGSQDDEPSNTGIRKNRKSSAYAPAVPGAVGGELLSDAATARPWGGAEGAAAGREPPVKYRRTLSGAEAGAGSPAREASCEEQLLTLLRNASPVCVKGELAAHGLTAVSPSKTNLPVALESGRSVCGGPLSELTEKDVLGGNKVGADADFHKSVAPSAKGAAASRGAECKKHGVQPTGSLSGEALLSQGLRGAAALAGPDPAVAASLKSNPGGALPGLLLGRGTPGAVGSSAASSGGGAAKGNGGRTLARGPAEEVGPAAGGAQGIAGTAAAMAAAGQDETMRGVFFNRSLNRWVCTWSRNGKEYQRSWSAGKYGYEAARQLARQCRLEKLLSGEAHTLQKGMAAVFKAPVGAAAPLPTPTPVNLPSPPAGVSAPPAGARAAGGRAHKAADAAAQLLPPSERTSPAAQAQLAAAAEGGGQRAADLQAGPHRGAGAVSLEALVESANLASPGSDALSLDKCCRLLLEQELAVALGDVRALCVEATVAKGGEEREKRAAEVREEGLLDSLMAIQADGAGVGGRSGVPEGKSAPTAGAPAGAAGLGQMVMFMNACVDREACFRASGTSSSSGLAPGGSDFVFPCNGAAAQTEQFAFHELA; this is encoded by the exons ATGTCTTTCTCCCTCGGTCGGCCGCTCtgcggaggagaagcagcctctgcggctgccgcaccgcaggcctcctccgcgcccgcggcgacccTTCTGAgtgcgccgtctctcccGTATCCTGCAGTTGTCactcgcggctgcgtcccGTGCAAGACAGGGAGTGAAGCTCCAAGTGCATCGGCGGCCAGCGCAGACCGCAGAACCCGAAGCATACACTCCGACATCTCCACGGCTGCCGCCAGTTCGtgtgcgccgtcgcgcatGTCGTCCATCGGCTCGCTGTCGAACTCGTTCGTCCCGTGTGCGGTGCCTGTCAAGGGCACGGCTCCGTCGTGTTGCCCTCCTTCTCTGAGCTTGCTCTCTGGCGAGCTGAAGGCCGCCGAGCTTGCTctcgctccctcctcgcgctccgacgaggccgctgcaTCGTCACAAAATGCCGACATcccacgcacacacgcagcccGCGCCCTTCGCGTGCGGCAGGCGGTTTCCCCTCCTCTCGGCCTTACCGCGGAACCCGCTTTTGTCAACGCCCcccccgtctccgcccttcATCCATCCGATgacgccgcgcccctcgcgTCCATCTGCGAGGGATTGGCCGCTCAGCCGCCTCTCTACccccgcctcggcgctgaggaaggaaaagaagcagagagctCGCTtgggagccgcgcgcgcagccactCCCCTCGTCTGAGGAGCCAGGCCGAAACGGAGTCTTCGCAGGGCTCCGGCGACCTCGAGTCGCCCGCGAGCTTCCCCGCGTCCTGTcactccgcctccgcgccagaCTATTCCGCAGCGGAGATCGCGGCGTACACGCAGGAGGgcgctgaggaggaggcccCTGCAGAGCCGAGGGCAGAcctgctgcaggccgctgctCGCTTTCGAAGAGCCGAAGTCGCCGGCCcccccgcggctctctccgcctccctcgcgtcaGCTGCGAACGCCGGGGCTCGCGCGGGCCAGCAGCTTGAAGATGGCAACGAGGTAGATCATCAGAACCTCGAGATGATGCTCATGATGCTCACGCCGCTGgtcgcggaggacggcgacgtgTCTGCGCAAGCGGGGACGCCGTCCCAcgcttctgcagaggcgaagaccgcagcggccgcggcgctcacgGGCGCACAGAAAAGAGTTAACGCTGAGAGGGCAGATGCGGCGCCGAGTCAGGAGCCGACGGGCCGCAGTCTTGCGGGGAACCAGGGGGAACCTGAAAGCTCCGTTGATGCATGcatcgaggcggcggccggcctGCCGGAGGCCTCGCTGGAGAAGGGGGGGCCCTCTCCAAGTCTCGCCAAGGCGCCGACTCTTTTCGGTACTCAAGAAGGCCGGGTTTGCAAGTCGACGTCCCCGTCTCGGGGTCTGGGATGCGTGGAGAGCAAGAGGAGTGTGGCGTGGGTTTCGGCGGACTCGCATGAAGCAggtgcggaggcgccaggTGCAGTCGCTCACGCGCCTCAGCCTGCTCAGGCCTACTCGCCGGAAGTttctgccgcggcgtcggcccTGTCACGCgttccttcctcgtctcccgAGCTCGGGGGCCTCAGAGTCCcgtctcgctctgcagctggcttgttttcttctccctttGGTCTCCacgcgtcggctgcggcgtcctccgtgccccagggccgcgcgcaggcgggcgctgcggcgggcgcagtcGATCCCGTGGCGATTCCGCAGCAGCTTTTGGTGgatctgcagctgcttctgcttctgctttTCGAGCACGTTTGCCAGTTGCTGCCACCGCTCAAGCGGCAGGACGAGGGCCAGTTCTACGCTTGGCACGTccagcggctggcggccaaggcgcaggcgacgctctTCCACTACGCAGACATCATGGCGCCCCTCTGCACTTCGAGTCTCTTCGCGCCGTCTTCCCGGCCCGCCAGGAGGAGCAgcggctccggcgcggctgcggcgtacGGCAGTGCCTGCGGATTGCAAGCCGTCGACGACGTGGAGGGGGCTGCGCAcaagagcggcggcgaggccgcggcgccccaggagactgcagacgcagccttGGAAGCCCTCGAACTGTGCGCGCAGGGCCGCGGGAACGACAAGAGCGCGGGTTGGTCGCTGCTtgcgcttctgcttctccaggGCCTGCCCGCGAACGCCACCATCTTCCTCTCTGTGAGCAAATGCCCAGTAGGCAGTTTCCTCAAGGTCGTGGGGGCGCTCGAGCGTGCATACAGTTTGTACAAGATGGTTCACGGGGCTGGAGGCGAGACCAGCAGCACGCCGGGAGGCACCGAGACTACTGCGCGGGGCGGAGACTCGCCCGTCGAGCAGGCCTTCGGCACCGTCGACGCCGAAGCGCCGTGGCAGGACCGCGCGGACGGCGTGCGGAGCTCTaagtcgccgtcgctcgcgtccAACTCGCCATCGTCGGGGACccaggggcggggggggctGCAGGCACCAAGGGCCTGCCGACTGG AGCGCTTCCAGGCACCTCGCGGCGAGTCGTCTGTGCGAGACTGGGGCAGCCAGATTCCAGAGCAagcgcccgctgcgggcggcgccggggggaTCCCGGGgaccgcgccggcaggcacTGCGCCCTGTGGGGCGGGCGGTTGCGAATCGGCTGCAggggcgcaggaggaggaagtTCTGGCGACGCTGTTGGATCGCCAgtcgcttctgcagcagtcCGAGTTTGctgcggagctcgcgcgcagaggcgcagggctCAAGAGTGCATGCGCGAAAGAGGTGTATCCTGGTTGCTCGGCTGCAATGGGCAAGGGCAGCTTTTTTCTCCCGCCGGCGACCGAGGGCCCCGAGCCGAGTCTCGATCGTTTCTGCCGGGAGGCCCTCCAggcgaggggcgacgcgaTGAGtgagggctgcggcgcgccgctcttcgGTCACTCGCGCACCAAGCGGAGCAGCCGAGAAGCGGGAGGCACTGGTGACTCCCATGCCCAGTTGGCGGGCAGTGGCACCGCCATCGttggagcggcggcggcggtctgCGGCAAGAAGAACCCGGGAAGCGGGTGTCGCAGGAACCAGAAGaaggcaggcagcggcgccggggtCGTCTCCCCCGCGGTGACGACTCAAGGGGCGCAGGAGATGCGCCGGTGCACGAGctcaggaggcgcagggagcTGCCCCTCCTCCGGCGTCGAGGTGTCTCTGGGGGACAACTCGTCCCGCGGCGTTGGGGCCGGCGGCGACTTGTATCTCTCCGCGAGTGTGAACAAACGCCGACACCCGAGCGTCCAAGCAGAAATCCTCAAAAACTGCTGCACCGAGACCCTCGCGGAGCGCGGCACGCGCCTTCTTGACGAAGTTCTTCAGAAGCTGCAAAACGGCGGGCTCCAGGCCTccccgcaggcggcgtggaGCCCTGCCAGGGACGACCGCGCGGGCCCGAGCGAAAgcgagcgccgacgcgccagcgacagcagccgctcctccagcagcggctCACAAGACGACGAACCCAGCAACACAGGCATTCGAAAGAATCGCAAGAGCTCCGCCTACGCGCCAGCGGTGCCAGGCGCTGTCGGAGGCGAGCTTCTTAGTgacgcggcgaccgcgaggccgTGGGGGGGAGCTGAGGGTGCGGCTGCTGGCCGCGAACCCCCCGTCAAGTACAGAAGGACGCTCtctggcgcagaggccggcgcTGGATCGCCGGCTCGGGAGGCTAGTTGCGAGGAGCAGTTGCTTACGCTTCTGCGCAACGCGTCGCCAGTGTGTGTCAAGGGGGAGTTGGCGGCGCACGGTTTGACCGCAGTCTCGCCCAGCAAAACGAATCTGCCGgtcgcgctggagagcggcAGGTCCGTGTGCGGGGGGCCGCTGTCTGAGTTGACGGAGAAGGACGTTTTGGGGGGCAACAAAGtaggcgcagacgcagacttCCACAAGTCTGTCGCCCCGTCTGCaaagggcgcggcggcgtcccgAGGCGCGGAGTGCAAGAAACATGGTGTTCAGCCGACGGGGTCGCTCTCCGGAGAGGCGCTTCTTTCGCaggggctgcgcggcgcggctgcgcttgCAGGGCCTGACCcagccgtcgcggcctcgctcaaGTCGAACCCAGGGGGCGCGCTGCCAGGCCTTCTGCTCGGCCGCGGCACCCCGGGCGCCGTGGGCAGCTCAGCAGCCTCTTCTGGCGGCGGTGCGGCGAAGGGAAACGGCGGAAGGACTTTGGCTCGAGGACCGGCGGAGGAGGTCGgcccggcggcaggcggcgcccaggGGATCGCTGGCACCGCCGCTGCGATGGCCGCAGCGGGGCAAGATGAGACGatgcgcggcgtcttcttcaaCCGCTCCCTCAATCGCTGGGTTTGCACTTGGTCGCGAAACGGCAAGGAGTATCAGCGCAGCTGGTCTGCTG GGAAGTACGGATacgaggctgcgcggcagtTGGCCAGGCAGTGCAGACTTGAGAAACTCctgagcggcgaggcccACACGCTTCAAAAAGGCATGGCCGCGGTGTTCAAGGCGCCagtcggcgctgcggcgccgctgccgacgccgacgcccgtGAACCTCCCTTCACCGCCGGCAGGGGTCAGCGCCCCCCCCGCAGGGGCcagggcggcaggcgggcgcgcgcacaaggctgcggacgccgcggcccAGCTGCTGCCTCCCTCGGAGCGCActtcgccagcggcgcaggcgcagctggcagccgctgctgagggcggcgggcagcgagccgccgaCCTCCAGGCAGGGCCCCACCGCGGAGCTGGCGCCGTgagcctcgaggcgctggTGGAGAGTGCGAATCTCGCGAGCCcgggcagcgacgcgcttTCGCTGGACAAGTGCTGCCGGCTGTTGCTGGAGCAGGAGCTGGctgtcgcgctcggcgacgtGCGGGCGCTCTGCGTGGAAGCCACGGTGGCGAAGGGCGGTGAAGAGCGGGAAaaacgcgccgccgaggttcgcgaagaaggcctcCTCGACTCTCTGATGGCGATCCAGGCGGACGGAGCGGGTGTGGGCGGCAGGTCGGGCGTGCCCGAAGGGAAGtccgcgccgaccgccggcgcgcccgcgggggcggcgggccttGGCCAGATGGTGATGTTCATGAACGCCTGCGTAGATCGCGAAGCGTGTTTCAGAGCATCGGGGacaagcagcagcagcggttTGGCCCCTGGAGGCTCCGATTTTGTCTTCCCGTGCaacggcgcggctgcgcagaccGAGCAGTTCGCCTTCCACGAGCTAGCCTAA
- a CDS encoding hypothetical protein (encoded by transcript BESB_034820), translating into MSPGRIYVSLIAAVTWMVGLLTTPGGADASSHHNVAHAMDDGNDSDLFTVAEVFELFEQIAKAHFPLKQERLAVEALVELAVAEGTDEGDDEEITSETGWQPAAQKLVTAMKEIMASARVSGSERTEEPGGVSGVLSAERIEAEIRAKKASRDSYKRVADAFWHFVTFTRKLPDAERGESSRAQAPTPPSKPKETATAAVKTVGQQRFYQPSGGNSEVIIFLNVSPMTLLTRICQGQQEACADVFQQSLHAAMQNVVNDPDFTEDSVQMGRVGIRGSGVQQTVLIYNDGDMHLADVLEQVLEDVEFCQSDPFRPICKTLTGQTLAENNVTPKVLSKRVIG; encoded by the exons ATGTCTCCCGGCCGGATCTACGTCTCGTTGATCGCAGCAGTGACCTGGATGGTCGGGCTTCTGACAACGCCAG GTGGCGCTGATGCGTCGAGTCACCACAACGTCGCTCATGCAATGGACGACGGCAACGACTCAGACCTTTTCACTGTCGCGGAAGTCTTCGAGCTATTCGAGCAAATCGCGAAGGCGCACTTTCCTTTGAAGCAAGAGAGACTGGCTGTTGAGGCGCTTGTTGAACTAGCCGTTGCCGAAGGCACGGATGAAGGAGATGACGAAGAAATCACTTCCGAGACCGGATGGCAGCCGGCAGCACAGAAGCTGGTCACCGCCATGAAAGAGATCATGGCGAGTGCACGAGTTTCTGGCTCCGAAAGAACCGAGGAACCTGGAGGCGTGTCCGGTGTGTTATCAGCCGAACGTATTGAAGCTGAAATCCGAGCAAAAAAGGCATCTAGAGACTCGTACAAACGGGTTGCCGACGCCTTCTGGCACTTCGTTACCTTCACGCGGAAGCTTCCTGATGCGGAGAGGGGGGAATCTTCGCGGGCTCAAGCACCAACACCCCCGTCGAAGCCAAAAGAAACTGCGACAGCTGCAGTGAAAACAGTTGGACAGCAGCGATTCTATCAGCCCTCAGGCGGTAATTCTGAGGTCATTATTTTCCTCAATGTGTCACCCATGACGTTGCTGACTAGAATCTGCCAAGGCCAGCAGGAAGCGTGCGCCGATGTATTTCAGCAGTCACTCCACGCTGCGATGCAAAATGTAGTAAATGATCCTGACTTCACCGAAGACAGTGTCCAGATGGGAAGAGTGGGGATCCGAGGTTCCGGCGTTCAACAGACAGTCCTCATTTATAACGACGGTGACATGCACTTAGCCGATGTTTTGGAACAGGTCCTTGAGGACGTGGAGTTCTGCCAATCAGATCCTTTCCGCCCAATCTGCAAGACTCTCACGGGCCAAACTCTTGCTGAGAACAACGTGACGCCCAAAGTTTTGAGTAAACGGGTTATTGGTTGA
- a CDS encoding adaptor-related protein complex 3, sigma 2 subunit (encoded by transcript BESB_034830) encodes MIKAIIVVNNHGRPRLLRFYDGTPHEKQQHILRRAYQLVSQRPDDASCCFAEDKELLGPAAKIIYRHFATLYFIFITDDMESELGVLDLIQVFVQVLDSCFENVCELDLIYHFDKANFILDEIVVGGLVIETNVDNILHSISSVKKLVDSEASLFAAA; translated from the exons ATGATAAAGGCAATCATCGTCGTCAACAACCACGGAAGGCCGAGGTTGCTCCGCTTCTACGATGGAACG CCTcacgagaagcagcagcacatTCTGCGCCGGGCGTACCAGCTCGTGTCTCAGCGGCCGGACGACGCGTCGTGCTGCTTCGCGGAAGACAAAGAGCTCCTGGGCCCCGCGGCCAAAATCATATACAG GCACTTTGCGACGTTATACTTTATCTTCATTACGGATGACATGGAGAGCGAGCTTGGAGTTCTAGATCTCATCCAG GTCTTTGTCCAGGTCCTTGATTCGTGTTTCGAGAATGTCTGCGAACTCGATCTCATCTACCATTTTGACAAG GCGAATTTCATCTTGGACGAAATTGTTGTCGGAG GTTTGGTAATTGAGACAAACGTCGACAACATCCTTCACTCCATAAGCAGTGTAAAGAAGCTAGTGGACAGTGAAGCCTCCCTGTTCGCTGCAGCATGA